One Panicum virgatum strain AP13 chromosome 3N, P.virgatum_v5, whole genome shotgun sequence DNA segment encodes these proteins:
- the LOC120668009 gene encoding mitogen-activated protein kinase kinase kinase 3-like → MEAAVPVAGLVAGLVAVSAFMLSQLRKHSKRPGGVRATHIISILVLGLSVASIHYFTLHLDRLQGAGAILYPIVILITSLWSSYCYVTALSAEPSVVHWSQWKKGACIGRGAFGQVYLASNRLCGLFCAIKEIQIPDPDSKEQIKKLSSEINFLCQFSHPNIVQYYGSNLIGGILSIYMEYMSEGSIHRLLKDGPFNEDRIRHCTAQILSGLAYLHERKIAHRDIKGGNILVGPNDEVKLADFGLAKHISYEAAIHSDKGTPFWMAPEVITSKSSGSGYNLLADIWSLGCTVIEMATGEHPWHEHCRPGEPCHHPFAGMFRAATSDDTPEIPESLSEEGKDFLRKCLRRDPESRPTAAQLMDHAFVRDYFASVQGRSQPSSPPRSAPLRRRRGQIRI, encoded by the exons ATGGAAgcggcggtgccggtggcgggGCTTGTGGCGGGGCTTGTGGCCGTGTCGGCCTTCATGCTCTCCCAG CTTCGGAAGCATAGCAAGCGTCCAGGGGGTGTCCGTGCCACACACATCATCTCCATTCTTGTCTTGGGCCTTTCCGTCGCGAGCATTCACTATTTCACACTTCATCTTGATCGTCTCCAAGGAGCTG GCGCTATATTATATCCGATCGTGATCCTGATCACGTCCCTTTGGTCCTCATACTGTTATGTGACTGCGCTGTCTGCGGAGCCATCTGTCGTTCATTGGTCACAGTGGAAAAAAGGGGCATGTATAGGGAGGGGTGCATTTGGACAGGTTTATCTTGCTTCTAACAG GCTATGTGGGCTCTTTTGTGCGATTAAGGAGATACAAATACCTGATCCAGACTCAAAGGAACAGATCAAGAAATTATCTTCG GAAATAAATTTTCTTTGTCAATTCTCACACCCAAATATTGTCCAATACTATGGAAGTAATCTG ATTGGTGGCATTCTTTCAATTTATATGGAATATATGTCTGAGGGTTCAATCCATAGGTTACTTAAAGATGGACCTTTTAACGAAGATAGGATTCGCCATTGCACTGCACAGATTCTCTCTGGCCTTGCCTACTTGCATGAGAGGAAAATTGCCCACAG AGATATAAAAGGTGGAAACATACTTGTGGGCCCTAATGATGAAGTCAAACTTGCTGACTTTGGCTTGGCCAAGCAT ATATCGTATGAGGCTGCAATACACTCTGATAAAGGGACTCCATTCTGGATGGCTCCTGAA GTTATAACGAGTAAATCCAGTGGAAGCGGTTACAATCTATTGGCTGACATTTGGAGCTTGGGATGTACTGTTATTGAAATGGCAACGGGAGAACATCCTTGGCATGAACATTGTAGACCCGGGGAACCATGTCATCATCCG TTTGCAGGAATGTTTAGGGCTGCAACCTCAGATGATACACCTGAAATCCCTGAGAGTCTTTCGGAGGAAGGGAAAGATTTCTTGAGGAAGTGCTTGCGACGTGACCCAGAGTCTCGCCCCACTGCAGCTCAGTTGATGGATCACGCTTTTGTGCGGGATTATTTTGCTTCTgtgcaggggcgaagccagccaAGCTCGCCACCGAGGTCGGCTCCACTGAGACGACGACGGGGTCAAATACGTATATAA
- the LOC120666724 gene encoding uncharacterized protein LOC120666724 — protein sequence MSLTCLTGQMVNTRSGSGVDQPAVQRQRRGNNQQPNNMSGGNNQNNGPPPPPPAGMEQFLAAQTQLLTQMANVMANLQAQANQAPVPQPPPRDRHRDFMSHRPPTFSHSPDPLHADDWLKTIEKMLNIVQCTDREKVLYASGRLEGTAADWWDAYTAAHVDQNTITWDEFRTQFREHHIPEGLMKLKRQEFLALKQGGMSVSEYRDKFIQLSRYASADVATDGQKQDYFRLGLLAPIRYQLLVHRFDSFQKLVDNAIAVENARKEMGEQKRKYESQG from the coding sequence ATGAGTCTTACTTGTCTAACcggtcagatggtgaacaccaggtccGGATCAGGAGTTGATCAGCCAGCAGTGCAGCGTCAGAGAAGAGGCAACAACCAGCAACCCAACAACATGAGTGGAGGCAACAACCAGAACAAcgggccaccgccaccaccaccagcagggatggagcagttccttgctgCGCAGACACAGCTATTGACTCAAATGGCCAATGTCATGGCCAATCTACAAGctcaagcaaatcaagctccaGTTCCACAGCCACCACCGAGAGATCGCCACCGTGACTTCATGAGTCACAGACCTCCTACTTTCTCCCACTCTCCAGATCCTCTTCACGCCGATGACTGGCTCAAGACCATTGAGAAGATGCTAAATATAGTTCAGTGTACAGACAGGGAGAAGGTACTGTATGCTTCAGGCAGATTGGAAGGAACTGCAGCAGACTGGTGGGATGCTTATACCGCCGCCCATGTTGATCAAAACACCATCACCTGGGATGAGTTCAGGACCCAATTCAGGGAGCACCACATACCTGAGGGTTTGATGAAGCTGAAGAGGCAGGAATTTCTAGCTCTGAAGCAAGGTGGAATGTCCGTAAGTGAGTATCGGGACAAGTTCATCCAGCTGTCCCGCTATGCCTCCGCAGACGTGGCCACAGATGGGCAGAAGCAGGATTACTTCAGGCTAGGGCTGCTTGCACCTATCAGATATCAGTTGTTGGTGCACAGGTTTGATAGCTTCCAGAAACTGGTGGACAATGCCATCGCTGTGGAGAATGCTCGCAAGGAGATGGGCGAGCAGAAGCGGAAGTACGAGTCACAAGGCTAG
- the LOC120666726 gene encoding calcium-transporting ATPase 10, plasma membrane-type-like, producing MESYLEERFGGVQPKNSSEEALRRWRRLCSVVKNPKRRFRFTANLEKRGEAEAIKHANHEKLRVAVLVSKAALQFIQGLSLRSEYVIPEEVKAAGFQICADELGSIVEGHDSKKLIIHGRVDGIAEKLSTSKTDGLSTDEDSIKRRQDIYGVNKFTENEVRSFWVFVWEALQDTTLIILAVCAFVSLVVGIAMEGWPKGAHDGLGIVASILLVVFVTATSDYRQSLQFKDLDKEKKKIQVQVTRSGFRQRLSIYDLLPGDVVHLAIGDQVPADGLFISGFSLLINESSLTGESEPVAVNEDNPFLLSGTKVQDGSCKMLVTTVGMRTQWGKLMATLSEGGDDETPLQVKLNGVATIIGQIGLFFAVITFIVLSQGLFSKKYHEGLLLSWSGDEALELLEHFAIAVTIVVVAVPEGLPLAVTLSLAFAMKKMMNDKALVRHLAACETMGSATTICSDKTGTLTTNHMTVVKACICGNIKEVNGPQNASKLCSEFPEIVVRILLESIFNNTGGEVVFNQDGKYQILGTPTEAALLEFALALGGDFKVKRDETKIVKVEPFNSTKKRMSVILELPGGGRRAHCKGASEIVLAACDKFIDDTGSVHPLDKTIADKLNGIIDSFAGEALRTLCLAYREMEEGFSIVDHIPVQGYTCIGIVGIKDPVRPGVKESVATCRAAGIMVRMVTGDNINTAKAIARECGILTEDGIAIEGPEFREKSLDELLKLVPKIQVMARSSPLDKHTLVKHLRTTFNDVVAVTGDGTNDAPALHEADIGLAMGIAGTEVAKESADVIILDDNFSTIVTVAKWGRSVYINIQKFVQFQLTVNVVALLVNFSSACFTGNAPLTAVQLLWVNMIMDTLGALALATEPPNNDLMKREPVGRTGKFITNVMWRNILGMSFYQFFVMWYLQTQGKNFFGLEGSDTDVALNTIIFNSFVFCQVFNEISSREMEKINVLKGMTRNYVFMAVLTSTVIFQFIMVQFLGEFANTTPLNLHQWLASVLLGLVGMPIAAAVKLIPVGSS from the exons ATGGAGAGCTACCTGGAGGAGCGGTTCGGGGGCGTGCAGCCCAAGAACTCCTCCGAGGAGGCGCtccgccggtggcgccgcctCTGCAGCGTCGTCAAGAACCCCAAGCGCCGCTTCCGCTTCACCGCCAACCTCGAGaagcgcggcgaggcggaggccatCAAGCACGCCAACCAC GAGAAGCTGCGTGTTGCTGTGCTCGTCTCCAAGGCTGCGCTGCAGTTTATACAGG GTCTCTCTCTTCGGAGCGAGTATGTCATCCCTGAGGAAGTCAAGGCTGCTGGGTTTCAGATCTGTGCCGATGAGCTGGGGTCCATTGTCGAGGGCCATGATAGTAAAAAGTTGATCATCCATGGTAGAGTTGATGGAATTGCTGAAAAGCTCTCAACATCGAAAACAGATGGGCTAAGTACAGATGAGGACAGCATTAAGCGCAGGCAAGACATATACGGGGTAAACAAGTTCACGGAAAATGAGGTCCGCAGTTTCTGGGTGTTTGTGTGGGAAGCGCTTCAAGATACTACTCTTATAATTCTCGCTGTCTGTGCGTTTGTATCTCTGGTTGTTGGCATTGCGATGGAAGGGTGGCCAAAAGGTGCTCATGACGGTCTTGGAATTGTTGCAAGTATCCTCTTGGTTGTGTTCGTAACAGCGACAAGTGACTATCGGCAGTCGCTGCAGTTCAAGGACCTGgacaaggagaaaaagaaaatccaaGTCCAAGTTACAAGGAGTGGCTTTAGGCAGAGATTGTCAATATATGATCTTCTTCCTGGAGATGTTGTCCATTTAGCAATTGGAGATCAGGTCCCTGCAGATGGGCTCTTCATTTCTGGATTCTCTCTATTGATCAATGAATCCAGCCTAACTGGTGAGAGTGAACCTGTTGCTGTAAATGAAGATAATCCTTTTCTTCTGTCAGGGACCAAAGTACAAGATGGGTCTTGCAAGATGCTGGTCACAACAGTGGGCATGCGTACTCAATGGGGAAAACTGATGGCCACTCTGAGTGAAGGTGGGGATGATGAAACCCCACTGCAGGTCAAACTTAATGGAGTTGCCACTATTATTGGCCAGATTGGACTATTTTTTGCTGTTATAACTTTCATCGTCCTATCCCAAGGGCTGTTCAGCAAGAAATACCATGAGGGGCTGCTTTTAAGCTGGTCAGGAGATGAAGCACTGGAGTTGCTGGAGCATTTCGCTATTGCAGTTaccattgttgttgttgctgttccTGAGGGATTGCCATTAGCAGTCACGTTGAGCCTTGCATTTGCCATGAAGAAAATGATGAATGACAAGGCACTGGTTCGTCACTTGGCTGCATGTGAAACTATGGGCTCAGCTACTACCATCTGCAGTGACAAGACTGGAACACTGACAACCAATCATATGACTGTTGTTAAGGCCTGCATCTGTGGAAATATCAAGGAAGTTAACGGTCCTCAGAATGCATCCAAGTTATGTTCTGAATTCCCAGAGATTGTTGTCAGAATTCTTCTGGAGTCTATATTTAACAACACAGGTGGCGAGGTTGTATTTAACCAGGATGGGAAATATCAGATCCTGGGTACCCCTACAGAGGCAGCTTTATTGGAGTTTGCATTGGCACTAGGTGGAGATTTTAAGGTAAAACGCGATGAAACTAAGATTGTGAAAGTGGAACCTTTCAATTCAACAAAAAAGAGGATGAGTGTCATTCTTGAGCTTCCTGGAGGAGGACGCCGTGCACACTGTAAAGGTGCTTCAGAAATAGTCTTGGCTGCCTGTGATAAGTTCATAGATGATACAGGTAGTGTTCATCCTCTGGATAAAACAATCGCTGACAAGCTCAATGGTATTATTGATAGTTTTGCTGGTGAAGCTCTTAGGACATTGTGCCTTGCTTATAGGGAAATGGAAGAAGGTTTTTCCATTGTAGATCATATACCAGTACAAGGGTACACATGCATTGGAATCGTAGGTATCAAAGATCCTGTTCGTCCAGGTGTGAAGGAATCTGTTGCTACTTGCCGGGCTGCCGGAATTATGGTGAGAATGGTCACAGGAGATAACATAAATACAGCAAAGGCGATTGCTCGTGAATGCGGTATACTTACTGAAGATGGCATAGCTATTGAAGGACCAGAATTCAGAGAGAAAAGCCTAGATGAACTCCTTAAGCTGGTTCCAAAAATCCAG GTAATGGCCCGATCATCACCACTGGACAAGCATACACTTGTAAAGCATTTGCGCACAACATTCAACGATGTTGTTGCTGTTACTGGTGATGGCACAAATGACGCTCCTGCATTGCATGAAGCAGATATTGGACTCGCAATGGGCATCGCAGGGACTGAG GTGGCAAAAGAGAGTGCTGATGTTATAATTCTGGATGACAACTTCTCTACAATAGTAACCGTTGCCAAGTGGGGACGGTCTGTTTACATCAAtattcaaaagtttgtgcagtTTCAACTGACTGTCAATGTTGTGGCGCTACTAGTTAACTTCTCCTCAGCTTGCTTTACAG GAAATGCACCACTGACAGCTGTTCAGCTTCTTTGGGTCAACATGATCATGGACACCCTTGGCGCTCTTGCACTGGCCACGGAACCACCTAACAATGACCTGATGAAGAGAGAGCCTGTAGGAAGGACAGGGAAATTCATTACAAATGTGATGTGGAGGAACATTTTGGGAATGTCTTTCTACCAATTTTTTGTTATGTGGTATCTCCAGACACAAGGGAAAAACTTTTTTGGGCTTGAAGGCTCTGATACTGATGTTGCGCTAAACACAATAATTTTCAACTCATTCGTCTTCTGCCAG GTGTTTAATGAGATAAGCTCGAGGGAGATGGAAAAGATCAACGTGCTCAAGGGCATGACGAGGAACTATGTCTTCATGGCTGTCCTCACCAGCACGGTCATCTTCCAATTCATCATGGTGCAGTTCCTGGGCGAGTTCGCCAACACGACACCCCTCAACTTGCACCAGTGGCTCGCCAGCGTGCTCCTGGGCCTGGTTGGGATGCCAATTGCTGCCGCCGTCAAGCTGATTCCCGTCGGCTCATCATGA